Proteins encoded together in one Streptomyces umbrinus window:
- a CDS encoding thiamine pyrophosphate-binding protein yields the protein MMGRCPAHALLDILRGEGVDRVFGNPGTTELPFLAALVDTEEAPEYVLGVHEGAVVSMADGYARATGRPAFVSLHIAAGLANGLIGLLNARRSAAPGERPQNLFEAVHGGGR from the coding sequence ATGATGGGCCGCTGCCCCGCCCACGCCCTGCTCGACATCCTGCGAGGCGAGGGCGTGGACCGCGTCTTCGGCAACCCCGGCACCACCGAACTGCCTTTCCTGGCAGCCCTGGTGGACACCGAAGAGGCACCCGAGTACGTCCTCGGCGTCCACGAGGGCGCGGTCGTCTCCATGGCCGACGGCTACGCCCGCGCCACCGGCCGCCCCGCCTTCGTCAGCCTCCACATCGCGGCGGGCCTCGCCAACGGACTCATCGGCCTGCTCAACGCCCGCCGCTCTGCCGCGCCCGGTGAGCGTCCGCAGAACCTGTTCGAGGCGGTCCACGGCGGCGGCAGGTAA
- a CDS encoding adenosine kinase has product MSREIDVLVLGGAGVDTIVYVPELPLPFADSHMVPAIETRAGQTGDFVALGVHALGLRTHHLDMVGEDHAGDLVRALHRDQGVAFTEVPQPAGTKRAVNLVGPDGRRLSLYDSTRAREEDRLPPETVRALAATSRHAHVSITHPCAYALPLLREAGVSISTDLHNWDGRQAYHEAFAYEADVVFLSAAELADPEQTMRRIAERGRAEVVVATAGAEGAYQLLDGELTRIPAVTPTTPVVDSNGAGDAFAAGYLFGRLSGEPPERCGLFGAIAGAYACTVPATGADVIGREELLRAATP; this is encoded by the coding sequence TTGAGTCGCGAGATCGACGTGCTCGTTCTCGGCGGTGCCGGGGTCGACACCATCGTCTACGTACCCGAGTTGCCGTTGCCCTTCGCCGACAGCCACATGGTGCCCGCGATCGAGACGCGGGCCGGGCAGACCGGGGACTTCGTGGCGCTCGGGGTGCATGCGCTCGGGCTGCGGACGCACCATCTCGACATGGTCGGTGAGGATCACGCGGGTGATCTCGTCCGGGCGTTGCACCGCGACCAGGGTGTCGCGTTCACGGAGGTTCCGCAGCCGGCCGGTACCAAGCGTGCGGTGAACCTCGTCGGGCCGGACGGGCGGCGGCTCTCGCTGTACGACAGTACGCGCGCGCGGGAGGAGGATCGGCTGCCCCCGGAGACCGTACGGGCCCTCGCCGCGACGAGCCGGCACGCCCATGTCTCCATCACGCACCCCTGCGCGTACGCCCTCCCGCTGCTGCGCGAGGCGGGGGTGAGCATCTCGACCGACCTGCACAACTGGGACGGTAGGCAGGCGTATCACGAGGCGTTCGCGTATGAGGCCGACGTCGTGTTCCTGTCGGCGGCCGAGCTGGCGGACCCGGAACAGACCATGCGGCGGATCGCCGAGAGGGGCCGGGCCGAGGTGGTCGTCGCCACCGCCGGGGCCGAGGGCGCGTACCAGTTGCTGGACGGTGAGCTGACCCGCATCCCGGCCGTCACGCCGACCACGCCGGTCGTGGACTCGAACGGGGCCGGGGACGCCTTCGCGGCGGGCTATCTGTTCGGCCGGCTGAGCGGCGAACCGCCCGAGCGGTGCGGGCTCTTCGGCGCGATCGCCGGGGCCTACGCGTGCACGGTGCCGGCCACGGGGGCCGACGTCATCGGCCGCGAGGAACTGCTCAGAGCGGCCACCCCATGA
- a CDS encoding substrate-binding domain-containing protein has translation MTETDRAVDDAERAREQGGAGRWFRLSPGHGRLPAGRLGNRRRRLPDELGVLVVLALLVAGIGIRYPDFLDSDNLLSTAHNSVYISLMACGMVFALAMREVDLSVGGSYAMCLVVGALLIREGVAPWLAVHTDGPTEVQLFQNLTARAKDGIVLENLDPPIFTRPAARAVDQGIPIVALDTSPTDGSKVTFYVGNDNYALGELMAKETLKRLGDDPKGEIVVGVPNPGTPVLDNRAKGIADTFRKEAPGVKVLGPFQTYSDPGQNHSSWSSQVGAHPKALAFLGVGDADSYNLAKIKKEKSGKWLTAGFDVEPKTLDAVKDGSNFVAIDPQHFLKGYLSTAMLIESVRDNDGKLPDGWFLSPGGVVDSSNIDEIITRQKSPKAAYDWYKPVIDKLLGDQKAQLKPLKDAR, from the coding sequence ATGACCGAGACCGACCGTGCCGTGGACGACGCCGAGCGCGCCCGCGAACAGGGCGGCGCCGGACGGTGGTTCAGGCTGTCGCCCGGTCACGGTCGATTGCCGGCGGGCCGCCTCGGGAACCGGCGGCGACGGCTGCCCGACGAACTCGGCGTCCTGGTCGTCCTCGCCCTGCTCGTCGCCGGCATCGGCATCCGGTACCCGGACTTCCTCGACAGCGACAACCTGCTCTCCACGGCGCACAACTCGGTCTACATCTCGCTGATGGCGTGCGGCATGGTCTTCGCGCTCGCCATGCGCGAGGTCGACCTGTCGGTGGGCGGCAGCTACGCGATGTGCCTGGTCGTCGGCGCCCTGCTCATACGGGAGGGTGTCGCGCCCTGGCTGGCGGTGCACACGGACGGCCCCACCGAGGTGCAGCTCTTCCAGAACCTCACGGCCCGCGCCAAGGACGGCATCGTCCTGGAGAACCTCGACCCGCCGATCTTCACCCGACCCGCCGCGCGCGCCGTCGACCAGGGCATCCCGATCGTGGCCCTGGACACCTCCCCCACCGACGGCAGCAAGGTGACCTTCTACGTGGGCAACGACAACTACGCGCTGGGCGAGTTGATGGCCAAGGAGACGCTGAAGCGGCTCGGCGACGACCCGAAGGGGGAGATCGTCGTCGGGGTGCCCAACCCGGGGACACCGGTGCTCGACAACCGGGCCAAGGGCATCGCCGACACGTTCAGGAAGGAGGCTCCGGGCGTGAAGGTGCTCGGCCCCTTCCAGACGTACAGCGACCCCGGGCAGAACCACAGCTCCTGGTCGTCGCAGGTGGGCGCGCACCCCAAGGCCCTGGCCTTCCTGGGGGTCGGTGACGCCGACAGCTACAACCTTGCGAAGATCAAGAAGGAGAAGAGCGGCAAGTGGCTGACGGCGGGCTTCGACGTCGAACCGAAGACACTCGACGCGGTCAAGGACGGCTCGAACTTCGTCGCCATCGACCCGCAGCACTTCCTCAAGGGCTACCTCTCGACGGCGATGCTCATCGAGTCGGTGCGCGACAACGACGGCAAGCTGCCCGACGGCTGGTTCCTGTCCCCCGGCGGGGTCGTCGACTCCTCCAACATCGACGAGATCATCACGCGGCAGAAGTCCCCGAAGGCCGCGTACGACTGGTACAAGCCGGTGATCGACAAGCTGCTCGGTGACCAGAAGGCGCAGCTCAAGCCGCTGAAGGACGCGCGCTGA
- a CDS encoding 3-hydroxyacyl-CoA dehydrogenase NAD-binding domain-containing protein has protein sequence MTESTTIRWEQDETGVVTLVLDDPDQSANTMNQAFRDSLAAITDRLETAVQTDPDSIRGIVFTSAKKTFFAGGDLRDLIRVTPETAQQLLDGGLAIKRDLRRIETLGKPVVAAMNGAALGGGFEIALACHHRVALDAPGSKIGCPEVTLGLLPGGGGVVRTVRLLGIADALLKVLLQGTQYSPQRALENGLVHEVAATHEEMLAKARAFIDANPESRQPWDKPGYRIPGGTPSNPKFAANLPAFPANLRKQTNGAPYPAPRNILAAAVEGSQVDFETAQVIEARYFVELAAGQTSKNMIQAFFFDLQAVNSGANRPKGIEPRPVRKVAVLGAGMMGAGIAYSCARAGIDVVLKDLSAEAAAKGKGYSEKLCAKAVSRGRTTQEKADALLARITPTADPQDVEGCDAVIEAVFEDSALKHKVFQEIQHIVEPDALLCSNTSTLPITALAEGVERQVDFVGLHFFSPVDKMPLVEIIRGERTGDEALARAFDLVRQIRKTPIVVNDSRGFFTSRVIGHFINEGVAMVGEGIEPASVEQAAAQAGYPAKVLSLMDELTLTLPRKIRAESKRAVEEAGGTWTEHPADTVIDRMVDEFGRPGRSGGAGFYEYGDDGKRAGLWPGLREHFTRAGAEIPFRDMQERMLFSEALDTVRLLEEGVLTSVADANIGSIFGIGFPGWTGGVLQYINGYEGGLPGFVARARELAERYGERFTPPALLVEKAEKGERFGDV, from the coding sequence ATGACCGAGAGCACCACCATCCGCTGGGAACAGGACGAGACCGGCGTCGTCACCCTGGTCCTCGACGATCCCGACCAGTCCGCGAACACCATGAACCAGGCGTTCCGCGACTCGCTCGCCGCGATCACCGACCGTCTGGAGACGGCGGTCCAAACCGACCCCGACTCCATCCGCGGCATCGTCTTCACCTCCGCCAAGAAGACCTTCTTCGCGGGCGGCGACCTGCGCGACCTCATCCGGGTCACCCCCGAGACCGCCCAGCAGCTCCTCGACGGCGGCCTCGCCATCAAGCGCGACCTCCGCCGCATCGAGACGCTCGGCAAGCCCGTCGTCGCCGCCATGAACGGCGCGGCCCTGGGCGGCGGCTTCGAGATCGCGCTGGCCTGCCACCACCGCGTCGCCCTCGACGCGCCCGGCTCCAAGATCGGCTGCCCCGAGGTCACACTCGGCCTGCTCCCCGGAGGCGGCGGTGTCGTCAGGACCGTACGCCTCCTGGGCATCGCCGACGCGCTCCTGAAGGTGCTCCTCCAGGGCACCCAGTACAGCCCGCAGCGCGCTCTGGAGAACGGCCTCGTCCACGAAGTGGCGGCCACCCACGAGGAGATGCTCGCCAAGGCCCGCGCCTTCATCGACGCCAACCCCGAGTCGCGCCAGCCCTGGGACAAGCCCGGCTACCGCATCCCGGGCGGCACCCCGTCCAACCCGAAGTTCGCGGCCAACCTGCCCGCCTTCCCGGCCAACCTGCGCAAGCAGACGAACGGCGCGCCCTACCCGGCCCCGCGCAACATCCTCGCGGCCGCCGTCGAGGGCTCGCAGGTCGACTTCGAGACCGCGCAGGTCATCGAGGCGCGCTACTTCGTGGAGCTGGCCGCGGGCCAGACCTCCAAGAACATGATCCAGGCCTTCTTCTTCGACCTCCAGGCCGTCAACTCCGGAGCCAACCGGCCCAAGGGCATCGAGCCCCGCCCGGTCCGCAAGGTCGCGGTCCTGGGCGCCGGGATGATGGGCGCGGGCATCGCGTACTCCTGCGCCCGCGCGGGCATCGACGTCGTCCTCAAGGACCTGTCGGCCGAGGCGGCGGCGAAGGGCAAGGGCTACTCCGAGAAGCTCTGCGCCAAGGCCGTCTCCAGGGGCCGTACGACCCAGGAGAAGGCGGACGCGCTGCTCGCCCGCATCACCCCGACCGCCGACCCTCAGGACGTGGAGGGCTGCGACGCCGTCATCGAGGCCGTCTTCGAGGACTCCGCGCTCAAGCACAAGGTGTTCCAGGAGATCCAGCACATCGTCGAACCGGACGCGCTGCTCTGCTCCAACACCTCGACCCTGCCGATCACCGCGCTCGCCGAAGGCGTCGAGCGACAGGTCGACTTCGTCGGACTGCACTTCTTCTCGCCCGTCGACAAGATGCCGCTCGTCGAGATCATCAGGGGCGAACGCACCGGCGACGAGGCACTCGCCCGCGCCTTCGACCTCGTGCGACAGATCAGGAAGACCCCGATCGTCGTCAACGACTCGCGGGGCTTCTTCACCTCCCGCGTGATCGGGCACTTCATCAACGAGGGCGTGGCGATGGTCGGGGAGGGCATCGAGCCCGCCTCCGTCGAGCAGGCCGCCGCTCAGGCCGGCTACCCCGCCAAGGTCCTCTCCCTGATGGACGAGCTGACCCTCACCCTGCCGCGCAAGATCCGCGCCGAGTCGAAGCGGGCCGTCGAGGAGGCCGGCGGCACCTGGACGGAACACCCCGCGGACACGGTCATCGACCGCATGGTCGACGAGTTCGGCCGGCCCGGACGCAGCGGCGGCGCGGGCTTCTACGAGTACGGGGACGACGGCAAGCGGGCCGGGCTGTGGCCCGGACTGCGCGAGCACTTCACGCGCGCGGGAGCCGAGATTCCCTTCCGGGACATGCAGGAGCGCATGCTGTTCTCCGAGGCGCTGGACACCGTCCGGCTCCTGGAGGAGGGCGTCCTGACATCCGTCGCCGACGCCAACATCGGCTCGATCTTCGGGATCGGCTTCCCCGGCTGGACGGGCGGCGTCCTGCAGTACATCAACGGATACGAGGGCGGGCTGCCGGGCTTCGTGGCCCGCGCGCGTGAGCTCGCCGAGCGGTACGGGGAGCGGTTCACGCCTCCCGCGCTGCTCGTGGAGAAGGCGGAGAAGGGGGAGCGGTTCGGGGACGTGTGA
- a CDS encoding IS5 family transposase has product MVERLVPDELWELFQRVVPDAPSRPQGGGRRRHGDREVLAAIVFVATSGCTWQQVPTASFGPSGATAHRRFTEWTKARVWPKLHRLVLDELGSCGELDWSRCAIDSVNMRALKKGELTGPNPVDRGKYGSKIHLITERTGLPLSIGISGANTHDSQALIPLVKGIPPIRSRRGRRRRRPHKLHADKGYDYNHLRRWLTSRGIRHRIARRGIETSQRLGRHRWTIERTMSWLAGCRRLHRRYERKADHFLAFTSIACTLICYRRLTK; this is encoded by the coding sequence ATCGTTGAGCGGCTGGTGCCGGACGAGTTGTGGGAGCTGTTCCAGCGGGTGGTGCCCGACGCGCCGTCGCGGCCCCAGGGCGGTGGCCGGCGTAGGCACGGCGACCGCGAAGTGCTGGCCGCAATCGTCTTCGTGGCGACCTCGGGCTGCACGTGGCAGCAGGTGCCGACCGCGTCGTTCGGGCCGTCCGGCGCGACAGCTCACCGACGATTCACCGAGTGGACCAAGGCCCGCGTGTGGCCCAAACTCCACCGCCTGGTCCTCGACGAACTCGGATCCTGCGGCGAGCTGGACTGGTCCCGGTGCGCGATCGACTCGGTCAACATGCGGGCCCTGAAAAAGGGGGAACTGACAGGCCCGAATCCTGTAGACCGGGGCAAGTACGGGTCAAAGATCCACTTGATCACGGAGCGGACCGGACTGCCCCTGTCCATCGGTATTTCGGGCGCCAACACGCACGACAGCCAGGCACTGATCCCACTGGTGAAAGGCATACCGCCGATCCGCTCCCGCCGAGGACGCCGACGGCGCAGGCCCCACAAACTCCACGCCGACAAGGGCTACGACTACAACCACCTGCGGCGTTGGTTAACCAGCCGGGGCATCCGGCACCGCATCGCCCGCAGGGGCATCGAGACCTCGCAGCGACTCGGCCGTCACCGTTGGACCATCGAACGCACCATGTCCTGGCTCGCCGGATGCCGACGTCTGCACCGTCGCTACGAGCGCAAAGCCGACCACTTCCTCGCCTTCACCAGCATCGCCTGCACCTTGATCTGCTACCGCAGACTCACCAAATGA
- a CDS encoding CaiB/BaiF CoA transferase family protein produces MAAAGTAGQGPLAGVRVVELAGIGPGPFAAMLLADLGADVVRVDRPNGGGLAIKPAYDITNRNKRSVIVDLKAPDGADRVLDLVDRADVLIEGYRPGVAERLGVGPGACHARNPKLVYGRMTGWGQEGPLAPRAGHDIAYIALTGTLGMIGAPGEPPAVPANLVGDYAGGSLYLVVGVLAALHHARATGAGQVVDAAIVDGTAHLASMIHGMLAAGGWQDRRGANLLDGGCPYYGTYETADGQYMAVGALEGQFYEEFVRLLGLGEYVSARKDLSRWGDLREAVAARFRTRTRDEWTAVFEGSDACVAPVLSLREAPHHPHLAARGTFTEHGGITQPAPAPRFSTTPTAVLSGPALPGADTADVARDWDVPDLLKGSAEPAGNSEPKGSAE; encoded by the coding sequence ATGGCAGCGGCAGGAACGGCAGGGCAGGGCCCGCTCGCCGGGGTGCGCGTGGTCGAGCTGGCGGGCATCGGGCCCGGCCCGTTCGCCGCCATGCTCCTGGCCGACCTGGGCGCGGACGTCGTGCGCGTGGACCGGCCGAACGGCGGGGGACTCGCGATCAAGCCCGCCTACGACATCACCAACCGCAACAAGCGCTCGGTGATCGTCGACCTGAAGGCACCCGACGGCGCGGACCGCGTCCTCGACCTGGTCGACCGCGCCGACGTCCTCATCGAGGGCTACCGTCCGGGCGTCGCCGAGCGCCTCGGAGTCGGCCCCGGGGCCTGTCACGCCCGCAATCCGAAGCTCGTCTACGGACGGATGACCGGCTGGGGCCAGGAGGGCCCGCTCGCCCCGCGCGCGGGCCACGACATCGCGTACATCGCGCTGACCGGCACCCTCGGAATGATCGGCGCTCCGGGCGAGCCCCCGGCCGTCCCCGCGAACCTCGTCGGGGACTACGCGGGCGGCTCGCTCTACCTGGTCGTCGGCGTCCTCGCCGCCCTCCACCACGCGCGCGCGACCGGCGCGGGACAGGTCGTGGACGCGGCGATCGTGGACGGCACGGCCCACCTCGCCTCGATGATCCACGGCATGCTCGCCGCCGGCGGCTGGCAGGACCGGCGGGGCGCCAACCTCCTCGACGGCGGCTGCCCGTACTACGGGACGTACGAGACGGCCGACGGCCAGTACATGGCGGTGGGTGCGCTGGAGGGCCAGTTCTACGAGGAGTTCGTGCGGCTGCTCGGCCTGGGGGAGTACGTCTCGGCGCGCAAGGACCTGTCCCGCTGGGGCGACCTCCGCGAGGCGGTCGCGGCCCGCTTCAGGACCCGTACGAGGGACGAGTGGACCGCGGTCTTCGAGGGCTCAGACGCCTGCGTGGCGCCGGTGCTGTCGCTGCGGGAGGCCCCGCACCATCCGCATCTCGCCGCCCGCGGCACGTTCACCGAGCACGGAGGCATCACCCAGCCCGCGCCCGCACCCCGCTTCTCCACCACCCCCACCGCCGTCCTCAGCGGGCCCGCGCTGCCGGGCGCGGACACCGCGGACGTGGCCCGCGACTGGGACGTACCGGACCTCCTGAAGGGCAGCGCCGAGCCGGCGGGCAACAGCGAACCGAAGGGCAGCGCCGAATGA
- a CDS encoding saccharopine dehydrogenase family protein: MSRQDRTERAYDIVLFGATGFVGVLTAEYLAAHAPKGLRWAIAARDTTKLERLRERLAAIDPACAELPLLRADVADPASVRELAEHARVVATTVGPYLTYGEDLVAACAEAGTDYLDLCGEAEFVDLMYVRHDARARETGARLVHAAGFDSIPHDLGAYFTVRQLPEGVPLTVDGFVRAGGMFSGGTFASALNQMSRGRHMLAAARDRKRHEPRLVGRRAYAPPSAPRYAKEVGAWALPLPTIDAQIVQRSARALERYGPDFRYRHYAAVETLPFALGGAAGAGAVIAAAQVPPVRRWLSDRLKPGDGPSEEKRASSWFSVRFVGEGGGRRVFTEVSGGDPGYGDTAKMLAESALCLAFDELPSVSGQVTTAVAMGESLIERLRGAGISFRVAADRSAGSAG, translated from the coding sequence ATGAGCAGGCAGGACAGGACGGAGCGCGCGTACGACATCGTGCTCTTCGGGGCCACGGGGTTCGTCGGAGTTCTCACGGCGGAGTATCTCGCCGCGCACGCTCCGAAAGGGCTGCGGTGGGCGATCGCGGCGCGCGACACCACGAAGCTGGAACGGCTGAGGGAGCGCCTGGCAGCGATCGACCCGGCCTGCGCGGAGCTGCCGCTGCTGCGGGCCGATGTCGCCGATCCGGCGTCCGTGCGGGAACTCGCGGAGCACGCGCGCGTGGTGGCCACGACCGTCGGGCCCTACCTCACGTACGGCGAGGACCTGGTCGCCGCCTGCGCGGAGGCAGGCACCGACTACCTGGACCTGTGCGGAGAGGCCGAGTTCGTGGACCTCATGTACGTGCGGCACGACGCACGCGCGCGTGAGACCGGCGCTCGGCTGGTGCACGCCGCCGGCTTCGACTCGATCCCGCACGACCTGGGCGCCTACTTCACCGTGCGTCAGCTGCCCGAAGGGGTGCCGCTGACGGTGGACGGTTTCGTACGCGCCGGGGGCATGTTCTCGGGCGGCACCTTCGCCTCCGCCCTCAACCAGATGTCGCGCGGGCGGCACATGCTCGCCGCGGCGCGGGACCGCAAGCGGCACGAGCCCCGGCTGGTGGGACGGCGGGCTTACGCGCCGCCGAGCGCTCCGCGGTACGCCAAGGAGGTCGGGGCGTGGGCGTTGCCCCTGCCGACCATCGACGCGCAGATCGTGCAGCGGTCCGCGCGGGCGCTGGAGCGGTACGGGCCCGATTTCCGTTACCGGCACTACGCGGCCGTCGAGACACTGCCGTTCGCGTTGGGCGGGGCGGCGGGGGCCGGGGCGGTCATCGCGGCGGCGCAGGTGCCGCCAGTGCGGCGGTGGCTCTCCGACCGGCTCAAGCCCGGTGACGGGCCCAGCGAGGAGAAGCGGGCGTCGAGTTGGTTCTCGGTGCGGTTCGTCGGTGAAGGGGGTGGGCGGCGGGTGTTCACCGAGGTCTCTGGTGGGGATCCCGGGTACGGGGACACGGCGAAGATGCTGGCCGAGTCCGCGTTGTGTCTTGCGTTCGACGAGCTTCCCTCGGTGTCTGGGCAGGTGACGACTGCTGTTGCCATGGGGGAATCGCTGATTGAGCGGCTGCGGGGAGCTGGGATCAGTTTTCGGGTGGCTGCCGATCGCTCCGCGGGAAGTGCCGGATGA
- a CDS encoding MmcQ/YjbR family DNA-binding protein has translation MAPTKTALKKWEKVREFALGLPGAAEEFPWGESVAKVNKKVFVFLGVADGSYPLGVTVKLKDEVAHAHALSSPGAEPAGYGLGKAGWVRVPLEEKGAPAAELLCDWVEESYRTIAPKRLIAELDAR, from the coding sequence GTGGCCCCGACGAAGACCGCCCTGAAGAAGTGGGAGAAAGTACGAGAGTTCGCCCTCGGACTGCCGGGCGCGGCCGAGGAGTTCCCCTGGGGCGAGAGCGTCGCGAAGGTCAACAAGAAGGTGTTCGTGTTCCTCGGTGTCGCCGACGGCAGCTATCCGCTGGGCGTCACCGTGAAGCTCAAGGACGAGGTTGCGCATGCCCACGCGCTGTCCTCACCGGGCGCGGAGCCCGCGGGATACGGCCTGGGCAAGGCCGGCTGGGTGAGGGTCCCGCTGGAGGAGAAGGGCGCCCCGGCCGCGGAGCTGCTGTGCGACTGGGTCGAGGAGAGCTACCGCACCATCGCCCCGAAGAGGCTCATAGCGGAGCTGGACGCGCGCTGA
- a CDS encoding acetyl-CoA C-acetyltransferase, producing the protein MTTEAYVYDAIRTPRGRGKANGALHGTKPVDLVVGLIHEIRARFPGLDPAAIDDIVLGVVGPVGDQGSDIARISAIAAGLPDTVAGVQENRFCASGLEAVNLAAMKVRSGWEDLVLAGGVESMSRVPMASDGGAWFADPMTNIATNFVPQGIGADLIATIEGFSRRDVDEYAALSQERAAAAWKDGRFEKSVVPVKDRNGLVVLDHDEHLRPGTTADSLAKLKASFADIGDLGGFDAVALQKYHWVEKIDHVHHAGNSSGIVDGASLVAVGSKEVGERYGITPRARIVSAAVSGSEPTIMLTGPAPATRKALAKAGLTIDDIDLVEINEAFAAVVLRFVKDMGLSLDKVNVNGGAIALGHPLGATGAMILGTLVDELERQDKRFGLATLCVGGGMGIATIVERI; encoded by the coding sequence GTGACCACCGAAGCGTACGTGTACGACGCGATCCGCACCCCGCGCGGCCGTGGCAAGGCGAACGGCGCCCTGCACGGCACCAAGCCCGTAGACCTGGTCGTCGGACTCATCCACGAGATCAGGGCCCGCTTCCCGGGGCTCGACCCGGCCGCCATCGACGACATCGTGCTCGGTGTCGTCGGACCCGTTGGCGACCAGGGCTCCGACATCGCCCGGATCTCCGCCATCGCCGCCGGACTGCCCGACACGGTGGCCGGAGTCCAGGAGAACCGCTTCTGTGCGTCGGGCCTGGAAGCCGTCAACCTCGCCGCGATGAAGGTCCGTTCGGGCTGGGAGGACCTCGTCCTCGCGGGCGGCGTCGAGTCGATGTCCCGGGTGCCGATGGCCTCCGACGGCGGCGCCTGGTTCGCCGACCCGATGACCAACATCGCCACCAACTTCGTACCGCAGGGCATCGGCGCCGATCTCATCGCCACCATCGAGGGCTTCTCGCGCCGCGACGTCGACGAGTATGCGGCGCTGTCCCAGGAGCGCGCCGCCGCGGCCTGGAAGGACGGCCGTTTCGAGAAGTCCGTCGTCCCCGTGAAGGACCGCAACGGACTCGTCGTCCTCGACCACGACGAGCACCTGCGCCCGGGCACCACCGCCGACTCGCTGGCCAAGCTCAAGGCGTCGTTCGCGGACATCGGCGATCTGGGCGGCTTCGACGCCGTGGCGCTGCAGAAGTACCACTGGGTGGAGAAGATCGACCACGTCCACCACGCCGGCAACTCCTCCGGCATCGTGGACGGCGCCTCGCTGGTCGCCGTCGGCTCGAAGGAGGTCGGCGAGCGGTACGGGATCACGCCGCGCGCGCGGATCGTCTCCGCGGCCGTCTCGGGCTCCGAGCCGACCATCATGCTGACCGGGCCCGCGCCCGCCACCCGCAAGGCGCTCGCCAAGGCCGGACTGACCATCGACGACATCGACCTCGTCGAGATCAACGAGGCCTTCGCCGCCGTCGTCCTGCGCTTCGTGAAGGACATGGGCCTGTCCCTGGACAAGGTCAACGTCAACGGCGGCGCGATCGCCCTCGGCCACCCGCTCGGTGCCACCGGCGCGATGATCCTCGGCACGCTCGTCGACGAACTGGAGCGCCAGGACAAGCGGTTCGGCCTCGCCACGCTCTGCGTCGGCGGCGGCATGGGCATCGCCACGATCGTCGAGCGCATCTGA
- a CDS encoding acyl-CoA dehydrogenase family protein: MKRHIFAPEHEAFRETVRTFLAKEVLPHYEQWEKDGIVSRDAWLAAGRQGLLGLAVPEEYGGGGNADFRYSAVLAEEFTRAGAAGLALGLHNDIIGPYLTGLATEEQKRRWLPGFCDGSLITAIAMTEPGAGSDLQGITTRAEDRGDHWLLNGSKTFISNGILADLVVVVAKSTPEGGAKGLSLLVVERGMEGFERGRNLDKIGQKAQDTAELFFHDVRVPKENLLGELNGAFVHLMTNLAQERLNIAVAGIAAAEYLLEITTEYVKEREAFGWPLSRLQHIRFEIAEMATECAVTRTFLDRCIVDHSNGELDAVHASMAKWWATELQKRVADRCLQLHGGYGYMTEYRVARAFTDGRIQTIYGGTTEIMKEIIGRSLLA; encoded by the coding sequence ATGAAGCGGCATATCTTCGCGCCCGAGCACGAGGCGTTCCGCGAGACCGTCCGGACCTTCCTCGCCAAGGAGGTGCTGCCGCACTACGAGCAGTGGGAGAAGGACGGCATCGTCTCGCGGGACGCCTGGCTGGCCGCCGGAAGGCAGGGGCTGCTCGGGCTCGCCGTCCCGGAGGAGTACGGGGGCGGGGGCAACGCCGACTTCCGCTACAGCGCGGTACTCGCCGAGGAGTTCACGCGCGCGGGGGCCGCCGGGCTCGCGCTCGGGCTGCACAACGACATCATCGGGCCGTATCTGACGGGCCTCGCCACCGAGGAGCAGAAGCGGCGCTGGCTGCCTGGCTTCTGCGACGGCTCACTGATCACCGCCATCGCGATGACCGAGCCCGGCGCCGGGTCGGACCTCCAGGGCATCACGACACGCGCCGAGGACCGCGGTGACCACTGGCTGCTCAACGGCTCCAAGACCTTCATCTCGAACGGGATCCTGGCCGACCTGGTGGTCGTCGTCGCGAAGTCGACCCCCGAGGGAGGTGCGAAGGGCCTCTCGCTGCTGGTCGTCGAGCGCGGCATGGAGGGCTTCGAGCGCGGCCGCAACCTCGACAAGATCGGGCAGAAGGCCCAGGACACCGCCGAGTTGTTCTTCCACGACGTACGCGTCCCCAAGGAGAACCTCCTCGGGGAGCTCAATGGCGCCTTCGTGCACCTGATGACGAACCTCGCTCAGGAGCGGCTGAACATCGCGGTCGCCGGGATCGCCGCCGCCGAGTACCTGCTGGAGATCACCACGGAGTACGTCAAGGAGCGCGAGGCCTTCGGGTGGCCGCTGTCCCGGCTCCAGCACATCCGCTTCGAGATAGCCGAGATGGCCACCGAGTGCGCCGTCACCCGGACGTTCCTCGACCGCTGCATCGTCGATCACTCGAACGGGGAACTCGACGCCGTACACGCCTCGATGGCCAAGTGGTGGGCCACCGAACTACAGAAGCGCGTCGCGGACCGCTGTCTCCAACTGCACGGAGGCTACGGCTACATGACCGAGTACCGCGTCGCCAGGGCCTTCACCGACGGCCGCATCCAGACCATCTACGGCGGGACGACCGAGATCATGAAGGAGATCATCGGCCGCTCCCTCCTCGCCTGA